One segment of Alphaproteobacteria bacterium DNA contains the following:
- a CDS encoding SDR family NAD(P)-dependent oxidoreductase has protein sequence MAGYQSALIVGSGPGLSASLARLFAREGMRVALAARNIDKLAGLTAETNAQAFACDATDAAQVSRLFQDIERTQGAPDVVVYNASARARGPVAELAPADVQRAIQISAFGGFLVAQEAARRMLPKQHGAILLTGASASVKGYALSAPFAMGKFALRGLAQSMARELAPKGVHVAHFVIDGGIRSAARTDPANNPDSLLDPDAIAASYLHVLRQPRSAWTWEIELRPWVETF, from the coding sequence ATGGCGGGCTATCAGTCAGCGCTGATCGTCGGCAGCGGCCCGGGGCTGAGCGCCTCGCTGGCCCGCCTCTTTGCGCGGGAGGGCATGCGCGTGGCGCTGGCCGCGCGCAATATCGACAAGCTCGCGGGACTGACCGCCGAGACCAATGCCCAGGCCTTTGCCTGCGACGCCACCGATGCGGCGCAGGTCAGCAGGCTCTTCCAGGATATCGAACGCACGCAGGGTGCGCCCGATGTCGTGGTCTACAACGCCTCCGCGCGCGCCCGAGGACCGGTGGCCGAGCTGGCGCCGGCCGACGTACAGCGCGCCATCCAGATCAGCGCCTTCGGCGGCTTCCTCGTCGCGCAGGAAGCGGCCAGGCGCATGTTGCCCAAGCAACACGGCGCGATCCTGCTCACCGGGGCCTCGGCCAGCGTCAAGGGCTACGCCCTGTCGGCGCCCTTCGCGATGGGCAAGTTCGCGCTGCGTGGCCTGGCGCAGAGCATGGCGCGCGAGCTGGCGCCCAAGGGCGTCCATGTCGCGCACTTCGTGATCGACGGCGGCATCCGCTCGGCCGCACGCACCGACCCGGCGAACAATCCCGATTCGCTGCTCGATCCCGACGCCATCGCCGCCAGCTATCTGCACGTGCTGCGGCAGCCGCGCAGCGCCTGGACCTGGGAGATCGAGCTGCGCCCCTGGGTCGAGACGTTCTGA
- a CDS encoding adenine phosphoribosyltransferase, with product MDLKNHIRTVPDFPKPGIQFYDITTLLLHAEAWRETVDLLAEAVKKYQPDLLAGIESRGFIFGAPVAYALGLGFLILRKKGKLPGSKASHTYDLEYGNDTIEMHDDAVRQGQRVVLIDDLLATGGTMDAAIRLLRGVGAVVPAAACVIELTFLKGRGRLDVPVEALLTYDD from the coding sequence ATGGATCTGAAGAACCATATCCGCACCGTCCCCGACTTTCCCAAGCCGGGCATCCAGTTCTACGACATCACGACCCTGCTGCTGCATGCCGAGGCGTGGCGCGAGACCGTCGACCTGCTGGCCGAGGCGGTGAAGAAGTACCAACCCGACCTTCTGGCCGGCATCGAATCGCGCGGCTTCATCTTCGGCGCCCCGGTCGCCTACGCGCTGGGCCTGGGCTTCCTGATCCTGCGCAAGAAGGGCAAGCTGCCGGGGTCGAAGGCCAGCCATACCTACGACCTGGAGTATGGCAACGATACCATCGAGATGCACGACGACGCCGTGCGGCAAGGACAGCGCGTGGTGCTGATCGACGATCTGCTGGCCACCGGCGGCACGATGGACGCCGCGATCCGCCTGCTGCGTGGCGTCGGCGCCGTGGTGCCGGCGGCAGCCTGCGTCATCGAGCTGACGTTCCTCAAGGGGCGCGGCCGGCTCGACGTTCCGGTCGAGGCCTTGCTCACCTACGACGACTGA
- the lepB gene encoding signal peptidase I: protein MIGRFLRTHRAIYGDRDRVYRAAIGEDRGLSSPWAVLGVGVIMLGALDLWLFGGAPLFDDAITPYLPWNILAPQVVIWLASVVVIALVMALLGAPTRPIVIARLWAYVMGHVGTVMPPVLLAILGIRSLLFGSAAIEAPAALLFSAVALAVLIWLGAGLREIAGQRTFPAIVAVALAFAAAVAIMESKRRLVSRFYDIHGGSMRPGFDRGDRILASSVVLTLREPKPGDIVVYDHRRRRSATIESRIHRVIAGPGERIAFAECGAIVNDRPASTGERVRSEHPGIRTPTWVAPETLGGKSYQITFDDFRDPLCQRAEVTVPLGHYFVAGDARDRSVDSRFPSPGLVPRAAITGIAIYVYASARPSRRL, encoded by the coding sequence ATGATCGGCCGGTTCCTGCGCACGCATCGCGCGATCTACGGCGATCGCGACCGCGTCTACCGCGCTGCGATCGGCGAGGATCGGGGGCTGTCCTCGCCGTGGGCGGTTCTCGGCGTCGGCGTGATCATGCTGGGCGCGCTCGACCTGTGGCTGTTCGGCGGCGCGCCGCTGTTCGACGATGCGATCACGCCGTACCTGCCGTGGAACATCCTGGCGCCGCAGGTCGTGATCTGGCTGGCGAGCGTCGTCGTCATCGCGCTGGTGATGGCGCTGCTGGGCGCGCCGACCCGACCAATCGTCATTGCGCGGCTATGGGCGTACGTGATGGGCCACGTCGGCACGGTGATGCCGCCTGTTCTGCTGGCGATTCTCGGCATCCGCTCGCTGCTCTTCGGCTCCGCGGCGATCGAGGCGCCGGCGGCGCTGCTCTTCAGCGCCGTCGCTCTGGCGGTCCTCATCTGGCTCGGCGCTGGACTGCGCGAGATCGCCGGACAGCGGACGTTTCCGGCCATCGTCGCGGTCGCACTGGCCTTCGCTGCCGCTGTCGCAATCATGGAGAGCAAGCGGCGCCTCGTGTCACGCTTCTACGACATCCATGGCGGCAGCATGCGGCCGGGTTTCGATCGGGGCGACCGCATCCTGGCCAGCAGCGTGGTGCTGACGCTGCGCGAGCCGAAACCCGGCGACATCGTCGTCTACGATCACCGTCGCCGGCGCAGCGCCACCATCGAGTCGCGCATCCACCGCGTCATCGCCGGACCGGGCGAACGGATCGCCTTCGCCGAGTGCGGTGCGATCGTCAATGATCGTCCTGCCAGCACTGGCGAGCGCGTGCGCAGCGAGCATCCCGGCATCCGCACGCCGACATGGGTGGCGCCCGAGACCCTGGGCGGCAAGAGCTATCAGATCACCTTCGACGACTTCCGCGATCCGCTATGCCAGCGCGCCGAGGTCACTGTGCCGCTTGGGCACTACTTCGTCGCCGGCGACGCGCGCGATCGCTCGGTCGACAGCCGCTTCCCATCGCCCGGCCTGGTGCCGCGCGCGGCGATCACCGGCATCGCCATCTACGTCTACGCCTCGGCGCGGCCATCGCGGCGCTTGTGA
- a CDS encoding PaaI family thioesterase: MSEAQAPLSGGEIQAMLDKSPFISFMGLQVTEADAAREQVTMTCPMRPEFERGAGTGQWHGGPIAAIIDTVGDYALVMALRRGLPTINFRVDYLRPAIKTSLTTVARVRRAGKSVGVVDVDVYDDRKSLVAVGRATYSTLAG; encoded by the coding sequence ATGAGCGAGGCACAGGCGCCGCTCAGCGGCGGTGAGATCCAGGCGATGCTCGACAAGTCGCCGTTCATCTCCTTCATGGGCCTGCAGGTGACCGAAGCCGACGCGGCGCGCGAGCAGGTGACCATGACCTGCCCGATGCGACCGGAGTTCGAGCGCGGCGCCGGCACCGGCCAGTGGCATGGCGGGCCGATCGCGGCAATCATCGACACGGTGGGCGACTACGCCCTGGTGATGGCCCTGCGCCGCGGCCTGCCGACGATCAATTTCCGCGTCGATTATCTGCGGCCTGCGATCAAGACGTCGCTGACAACCGTCGCGCGTGTGCGCCGCGCCGGCAAGAGCGTCGGCGTGGTCGATGTCGACGTTTACGACGACCGCAAGTCCCTGGTCGCCGTCGGCCGCGCGACGTACTCGACCTTGGCTGGTTGA
- a CDS encoding zinc-binding dehydrogenase translates to MKAAVVREHGGPERLAFEKDFPDPRPGEGDVIVAVKASSLNYHDVFTRRGMPGIKVPMPAIMGLDVAGEIAEIGPGVEGWKKGDRVLVDPINRVEGGLMGETVHGGLAELCCTRAHQLVRIPDGVSFADAAALPVAYGTALRMMRTNGHVASGEKVLILGASGGVGVCCLQLAKSVGAEVIACAGTDAKAQRLADLGADRTINYVTHDFQQEVYRHYGKPTRRGAGATQGIDVVVNYTGGDTWVKSLKVLKVGGRLLTCGATAGFSPQEDIRFIWTFELKILGSNGWMRQDIITLLDMVQKGELKVLIDKVYPLDQAREALRVIEDREVFGKIVVAP, encoded by the coding sequence ATGAAAGCAGCCGTCGTCCGCGAGCATGGCGGGCCCGAGCGCCTGGCCTTCGAAAAGGATTTCCCCGATCCCAGGCCCGGCGAGGGCGACGTGATCGTGGCGGTGAAGGCCTCGTCGCTGAACTACCACGACGTCTTCACCCGTCGCGGCATGCCCGGGATCAAGGTGCCGATGCCGGCGATCATGGGTCTCGACGTCGCCGGCGAGATCGCCGAGATCGGCCCCGGAGTCGAGGGCTGGAAGAAGGGCGATCGCGTGCTGGTCGACCCCATCAACCGTGTCGAGGGCGGGCTGATGGGCGAAACCGTGCATGGCGGGCTGGCCGAGCTGTGCTGCACGCGCGCGCACCAGCTGGTGCGCATCCCCGATGGCGTGAGCTTCGCCGACGCCGCCGCGCTGCCGGTGGCCTACGGCACGGCTTTGCGCATGATGCGCACCAACGGTCACGTCGCCTCGGGCGAGAAGGTGCTGATCCTCGGCGCATCGGGCGGTGTCGGCGTGTGCTGCCTGCAGCTCGCCAAGAGCGTCGGCGCCGAGGTGATCGCCTGCGCCGGCACCGACGCCAAGGCGCAGCGGCTGGCCGACCTGGGCGCCGACCGCACCATCAACTACGTCACCCACGACTTCCAGCAGGAGGTCTACAGGCACTACGGCAAGCCGACGCGGCGCGGCGCCGGTGCCACGCAGGGCATCGACGTCGTCGTCAACTATACCGGCGGCGACACCTGGGTGAAGTCGCTGAAAGTGCTGAAGGTCGGCGGCCGGCTGCTGACATGCGGCGCGACGGCGGGCTTCTCGCCCCAAGAGGACATCCGCTTCATCTGGACTTTCGAGCTCAAGATCCTGGGCTCCAATGGCTGGATGCGCCAGGACATCATCACGCTGCTCGACATGGTGCAGAAGGGCGAGCTGAAGGTGCTGATCGACAAGGTCTACCCGCTCGATCAGGCGCGCGAGGCGCTGCGCGTCATCGAGGACCGCGAAGTCTTCGGCAAGATCGTGGTGGCACCATGA
- a CDS encoding acyl--CoA ligase has protein sequence MGAPAIKWDNQGDAIARDVPPDSLALIDAGGDGSERRYSYADIIRQSGALAAGLLARGLKRGDRVAILSANRAEYLITFLGTMQAGLVSVPVNWKLPAETVAYIVGDCDARLAIGDATRLKLAPDSMPQIDFDGSDFAALTAHAPMKPLSMQPDEPALFLYTSGSTGRPKGVVLSHYSHLWAIGCRVRRPGPPGTRALIAAPLYHMNGLAMCQTTLSHGDTIVLLPQFTTKGYIEAATRHRVAFLTSVPTMIAMMLREKDLLARADLSAVEAVRMGSAPITQGLVDQVRALFPKAQISNGYGTTEAGPVVFGPHPDGLPQPDLSTGYPHPDVKLRLVRDGRVVDDEGVLEMACGALMSRYHNLPEATAKAMTPDGYYRTGDVFRRDENGFFFFVGRADDMFVCGGENIYPGEVEKMLERHPAIHQAAVLPVPDELKGHKPVAFVVRTAGAELDEQAVKQFALANAPAYQHPRRVFFLDELPLAGTNKIDKRALAHRIPEQEAIP, from the coding sequence ATGGGCGCTCCCGCCATCAAGTGGGACAACCAGGGCGACGCGATCGCGCGCGACGTGCCGCCCGACAGCCTGGCGCTGATCGATGCCGGCGGCGACGGCAGCGAGCGGCGCTACAGCTACGCCGACATCATCCGCCAGAGCGGCGCGCTGGCGGCCGGGCTGCTGGCGCGCGGGTTGAAGCGCGGCGATCGCGTGGCGATCCTCTCGGCCAACCGCGCCGAGTACCTCATCACTTTCCTCGGCACCATGCAGGCCGGCCTCGTCTCGGTGCCGGTGAACTGGAAGCTGCCGGCCGAGACCGTCGCCTACATTGTCGGCGACTGCGACGCCCGCCTGGCGATCGGCGACGCGACGCGCCTTAAGCTGGCGCCGGACTCGATGCCCCAGATCGATTTCGACGGCTCGGATTTCGCCGCGCTGACGGCGCACGCGCCGATGAAGCCGCTGTCGATGCAGCCGGATGAGCCGGCGCTGTTCCTCTACACCTCGGGCTCGACCGGCAGGCCAAAGGGCGTGGTGCTCTCGCACTATTCGCACCTGTGGGCGATCGGCTGTCGCGTGCGCCGCCCCGGCCCGCCGGGCACGCGCGCGCTCATCGCCGCGCCGCTCTATCACATGAACGGGCTGGCGATGTGCCAGACAACCCTGAGCCACGGCGACACCATTGTGCTGCTGCCGCAGTTCACGACCAAGGGCTACATCGAGGCGGCCACCAGGCACCGCGTAGCCTTTCTCACCTCCGTGCCGACCATGATCGCCATGATGCTGCGCGAGAAGGATCTGTTGGCCCGTGCAGACCTCTCGGCGGTGGAAGCCGTGCGCATGGGCTCGGCGCCGATCACCCAGGGTCTGGTCGACCAGGTGCGCGCTCTCTTCCCCAAGGCGCAGATCAGCAACGGCTACGGCACCACCGAGGCCGGGCCCGTGGTCTTCGGCCCGCATCCCGACGGCCTGCCGCAACCCGACCTGTCGACCGGCTATCCGCATCCCGACGTGAAGCTGCGGCTGGTGCGCGACGGCCGGGTCGTCGACGACGAGGGCGTGCTGGAGATGGCCTGCGGCGCGCTGATGAGCCGCTACCACAACCTGCCCGAAGCCACTGCCAAGGCAATGACGCCCGACGGCTACTACCGCACCGGCGACGTCTTCCGCCGCGACGAGAACGGCTTCTTCTTCTTCGTGGGCCGCGCCGACGACATGTTCGTCTGCGGCGGCGAGAACATCTATCCCGGCGAGGTCGAGAAGATGCTCGAGCGCCACCCCGCCATCCACCAGGCGGCCGTGCTGCCGGTGCCCGACGAGCTGAAGGGCCACAAGCCGGTGGCCTTCGTGGTGCGCACGGCCGGGGCCGAGCTCGACGAGCAGGCGGTCAAGCAGTTCGCGCTGGCCAACGCGCCGGCCTACCAGCATCCGCGCCGGGTGTTCTTCCTCGACGAGCTGCCGCTGGCCGGCACCAACAAGATCGACAAGCGCGCGCTGGCGCACCGCATTCCCGAGCAGGAGGCCATTCCATGA
- a CDS encoding VOC family protein, which yields MTLPVATLDHVVINARDDMDRAADIYRRIGFTLTERGYHSLGSMNHLAMFGTDYLELIAIPKGASTGRMDLLDYPYGLNGLVFGSEDSAVTHAALSAAGVPVDPPNEFTRPVKHAGGQGDARFRTIRMKPGVVPYGRVYYCHHFTRDLVWRDEWRHHANGTVAVARALIVEPDPAKGTKLYADMFGPDNIRDITGGKSVVIGNSRFDIVTEAALRGQFGDAAPAAEGRPAYMAGLSFRTLSLGKAAGALKAGGIESVTQDGRIVVPARAALNAVLEFVE from the coding sequence ATGACATTGCCCGTGGCGACGCTGGATCACGTGGTCATCAACGCGCGCGACGACATGGACCGCGCCGCCGACATCTATCGCCGGATCGGCTTCACGCTGACCGAGCGCGGCTACCATTCGCTGGGCTCGATGAACCACCTGGCAATGTTCGGCACCGACTATCTCGAGCTGATCGCGATTCCGAAGGGCGCGAGCACCGGACGGATGGACCTGCTCGACTATCCGTACGGGCTCAACGGGCTGGTCTTCGGCTCGGAGGATTCGGCGGTGACCCACGCGGCGCTGAGCGCGGCCGGCGTGCCGGTCGATCCGCCCAACGAGTTCACGCGGCCGGTGAAGCACGCCGGCGGCCAGGGCGACGCGCGCTTTCGCACCATCCGCATGAAGCCGGGCGTCGTGCCCTATGGCCGCGTCTACTACTGCCATCACTTCACGCGCGATCTGGTGTGGCGCGACGAGTGGCGCCATCACGCCAACGGCACGGTGGCGGTGGCGCGCGCGCTGATCGTCGAGCCCGATCCGGCAAAAGGCACGAAGCTCTACGCCGACATGTTCGGCCCCGACAACATCCGAGACATCACCGGCGGCAAGAGCGTGGTAATCGGCAATTCGCGCTTCGACATCGTCACCGAGGCGGCGCTGCGCGGGCAGTTCGGCGACGCAGCACCCGCCGCCGAGGGTCGGCCGGCCTACATGGCGGGCCTCAGTTTCCGCACGCTCTCGCTCGGCAAGGCCGCGGGCGCGCTGAAGGCCGGCGGCATCGAGTCCGTCACGCAGGACGGTCGAATCGTCGTGCCGGCACGCGCGGCGCTGAACGCGGTGCTGGAGTTCGTCGAGTGA
- a CDS encoding amidohydrolase codes for MIVDCHAHIFTHWIGACGHESREVHRRYLQRVVTRTVAPTFRLSDGARADTKALFRAGDESWNGLADVDFRVGRFGQLEFTHAGEDYAVQYMPAGMQELTAPPELMLAQMMNAGVDHCLLQAGGGYGAMSAMNAFAERQYPERMTGLMHVDDAMAGKPAQLAEIDHAFDVLKLRGLYFNVDSMSRHGFPWPLDAPDMEPLWDKLARRGIVLCLELSSGPGYDMAGYMAHVAAFNRVLARHPGLRVHLAMSPPVAYFARNGRYAFPEELLHLYRHEALVLEMVFPITYGGVWDYPYPEAQVLIECLRDQLGADRLVWGSDMPNVERFCTYRQSLDYIRRYCPFLTAREKDLILGENCAAFYGIGQ; via the coding sequence ATGATCGTCGATTGCCATGCCCATATCTTCACGCACTGGATCGGCGCCTGCGGTCACGAATCGCGCGAGGTGCACAGGCGCTACCTGCAGCGCGTGGTGACGCGCACGGTGGCGCCGACCTTCCGGCTGAGCGACGGCGCGCGGGCGGATACGAAGGCGCTCTTCAGGGCCGGCGACGAAAGCTGGAACGGGCTGGCCGATGTCGATTTCCGCGTCGGCCGCTTCGGCCAGCTCGAGTTCACGCACGCGGGCGAGGACTATGCCGTGCAGTACATGCCGGCGGGCATGCAGGAGCTGACGGCACCGCCCGAGCTGATGCTGGCGCAGATGATGAACGCCGGCGTCGATCACTGCCTGCTGCAGGCCGGCGGCGGCTACGGCGCGATGAGCGCGATGAACGCCTTCGCCGAGCGGCAGTATCCCGAACGCATGACCGGTCTGATGCATGTCGACGACGCGATGGCCGGCAAGCCGGCCCAGCTCGCCGAGATCGACCATGCCTTCGACGTGCTGAAGCTGCGCGGCCTGTACTTCAACGTCGATTCGATGAGCCGTCACGGCTTCCCCTGGCCGCTCGACGCGCCCGACATGGAGCCGCTCTGGGACAAGCTGGCACGCCGCGGCATCGTGCTCTGCCTCGAGCTCAGCTCGGGGCCGGGTTACGACATGGCCGGCTACATGGCGCATGTCGCGGCGTTCAACCGCGTGCTGGCGCGGCATCCCGGCCTGCGCGTGCATCTGGCGATGAGCCCGCCGGTCGCGTATTTCGCCAGGAACGGTCGCTACGCGTTTCCCGAGGAGCTGCTGCATCTCTACCGGCACGAGGCGCTGGTGCTGGAGATGGTGTTTCCCATCACCTATGGCGGCGTCTGGGACTATCCCTATCCCGAGGCGCAGGTGCTGATCGAGTGCCTGCGCGACCAGCTCGGCGCCGACCGGCTTGTCTGGGGCTCCGACATGCCCAATGTCGAACGCTTCTGCACCTACCGGCAGTCGCTCGACTACATCAGGCGCTATTGTCCGTTCCTGACCGCGCGGGAGAAGGACCTGATCCTGGGCGAGAATTGCGCGGCGTTCTACGGAATCGGACAGTGA
- a CDS encoding amidohydrolase family protein, with product MSTTSSSAISAHLAVRPDWLARRREPALEPDLPIVDPHHHLIDRPQSGTYLLKDILRDIDSGHNVVATVYLEWLSMYRAHGPVELRPVGEIEFANGIAAMCASGGYGVPRVCAGIVGHGELTLGARVRPVLEAMIAAGNGRFRGIRFITASDADQRGWGAIATRPQGWLLDRTVREGFAQLAPLGLSFDAFMYHPQLGDLLDLARAFPDTPICLNHVGGAIGLGRFQGKREEVFADWRARIRDLASCANVHVKLGGMGMQVFGFDFHEGELPPDSERLAAAWRPYVETCIEAFGAKRAMFESNFPVDKGSYGYGVFWNACKRLAAGASADEKADLFHGTASRFYRLGL from the coding sequence ATGTCCACCACATCGTCGAGCGCGATCAGTGCGCATCTGGCTGTGCGGCCGGACTGGCTCGCCCGGCGCCGCGAGCCGGCGCTCGAGCCTGATCTGCCGATCGTCGATCCGCATCATCACCTGATCGACCGGCCGCAGAGCGGCACCTACCTGCTGAAGGACATCCTGCGCGACATCGACAGCGGCCACAACGTCGTTGCCACCGTTTACCTCGAATGGCTCTCGATGTACCGCGCCCACGGCCCGGTCGAGCTGCGCCCGGTGGGCGAGATCGAGTTCGCCAACGGAATCGCCGCGATGTGCGCCAGCGGCGGCTACGGCGTGCCGCGCGTCTGCGCCGGCATCGTCGGCCATGGCGAGCTGACCCTGGGCGCGCGCGTCAGGCCGGTGCTCGAGGCGATGATCGCGGCGGGCAATGGCCGCTTCCGCGGCATCCGCTTCATCACCGCCAGCGATGCGGACCAGCGCGGCTGGGGCGCCATCGCCACGCGCCCGCAGGGCTGGCTGCTCGACAGGACGGTGCGCGAGGGCTTCGCGCAGCTGGCGCCGTTGGGCCTGAGCTTCGACGCCTTCATGTATCACCCGCAGCTCGGCGACCTTCTCGACCTGGCGCGCGCCTTTCCCGATACGCCGATCTGCCTCAACCATGTCGGCGGCGCGATCGGGCTGGGCCGCTTCCAGGGAAAGCGCGAGGAGGTCTTCGCCGACTGGCGCGCGAGGATCCGCGACCTGGCGTCATGCGCCAACGTGCACGTCAAGCTGGGCGGCATGGGCATGCAGGTGTTCGGCTTCGACTTCCACGAGGGCGAGCTGCCGCCGGACTCCGAGCGGCTGGCGGCGGCGTGGCGGCCCTATGTCGAGACCTGCATCGAGGCCTTCGGCGCGAAGCGCGCGATGTTCGAGAGCAACTTCCCGGTCGACAAGGGATCGTACGGCTACGGCGTGTTCTGGAACGCCTGCAAGCGCCTGGCCGCGGGCGCCAGCGCGGACGAGAAGGCCGACCTGTTCCACGGCACCGCCTCGCGCTTCTACCGGCTCGGTCTTTGA
- a CDS encoding NADP-dependent oxidoreductase, protein MKAAFIEKFGGPEVLTYGDLPDPAAGPGQIVVDAHATSINAADWKVCAGEYPGSPIFPLVLGRDFSGVVAALGEGVRDLKVGDEVFGVLEAGRDGTYAEKIAIGGAIVAKKPAGMSHVEAAALALTGLTALCTVEDTLKLKAGETILIQGGAGGVAGFAIQLAKHIGARVITTASAKNRDYLRELGADEVIDYNAADFTQVVKDCDAVFDTVGGDVATRSFAVLRPGGRAAFIASGAKAPTSERTDVTSLRPAVGRDRPHLERIVALRQAGAIRAPEVTLYDLAQASAALTVSAARHLKGKLVLKVR, encoded by the coding sequence ATGAAGGCCGCTTTCATCGAGAAGTTCGGCGGGCCGGAGGTGCTCACCTACGGCGACCTGCCCGATCCGGCCGCCGGACCGGGCCAGATCGTCGTCGATGCGCACGCCACCAGCATCAACGCCGCCGACTGGAAGGTCTGCGCCGGCGAGTATCCCGGCAGTCCGATATTCCCGCTGGTGCTGGGTCGCGACTTCTCCGGCGTCGTCGCCGCGCTTGGCGAGGGCGTGCGCGACCTGAAGGTCGGCGACGAGGTATTCGGCGTGCTGGAGGCCGGCCGCGACGGCACCTACGCCGAGAAGATCGCCATCGGCGGCGCCATCGTGGCGAAGAAGCCGGCGGGCATGAGCCATGTCGAGGCCGCGGCGCTGGCGCTCACCGGGCTGACCGCGCTGTGCACGGTCGAGGACACGCTGAAGCTGAAGGCCGGCGAGACCATCCTGATCCAGGGCGGCGCCGGCGGCGTGGCGGGCTTCGCCATCCAGCTCGCCAAGCATATCGGCGCGCGCGTCATCACCACGGCGAGCGCGAAGAACCGCGACTACCTGCGCGAACTTGGCGCCGACGAGGTCATCGACTACAACGCCGCGGACTTCACCCAGGTGGTGAAGGATTGCGACGCGGTGTTCGACACCGTCGGCGGCGACGTCGCCACCCGCTCTTTCGCCGTGCTCAGGCCCGGCGGCCGCGCCGCCTTCATCGCCTCGGGCGCCAAGGCGCCGACATCCGAGCGCACCGACGTCACGTCGCTGCGCCCGGCGGTCGGCCGCGACCGGCCGCACCTGGAGCGCATCGTCGCGCTGCGCCAGGCCGGCGCCATCCGCGCGCCCGAGGTGACGCTGTACGATCTGGCGCAGGCCTCGGCAGCCCTGACGGTCAGCGCCGCGCGCCACCTCAAGGGCAAGCTGGTGCTGAAAGTGCGCTGA
- a CDS encoding tetratricopeptide repeat protein, producing MQQRRAGAAWALALVVALGAVDAPAQTTPTKAARPARPAQPDSWKRCADRNPDIAIAGCTAVIGSKRESADNRAKAHYIRGSAHGRKGDHAGAMRDYDESLRLKPRQADVLINRGHAYSDQGKEDRAIEDYSEAIRLRPGSADFRISRAIAHLKKKDVDRAMPDLDRALRLRPKNVFGFENRGLAHHMAGRYDAAIADYSAALRIDANRPFSLYGRGLARKAKGHAEAAAADIGAAMRIRVDVDKLLAPYGL from the coding sequence ATGCAGCAGCGGAGAGCAGGCGCCGCGTGGGCGCTGGCGCTCGTCGTGGCGCTGGGCGCGGTCGACGCGCCGGCGCAGACGACGCCGACCAAGGCCGCCAGGCCGGCCCGGCCCGCGCAGCCCGACAGCTGGAAGCGTTGCGCCGATCGCAATCCCGACATCGCCATTGCCGGCTGCACCGCGGTGATCGGATCGAAGCGCGAGAGCGCGGACAACAGGGCCAAGGCCCACTACATCAGGGGCAGCGCCCATGGCCGCAAGGGCGACCACGCCGGCGCGATGCGCGACTACGACGAGTCGCTGCGGCTGAAACCGCGCCAGGCGGACGTCCTGATCAACCGCGGGCACGCCTACAGCGACCAGGGCAAGGAGGACCGCGCGATCGAGGATTACAGCGAGGCGATCCGCCTGCGACCCGGCAGCGCAGACTTCCGGATCTCCCGTGCCATCGCCCACCTGAAGAAGAAGGATGTCGATCGCGCCATGCCCGATCTCGACCGGGCGCTGCGGCTGCGGCCGAAGAACGTGTTCGGTTTCGAGAATCGCGGCCTGGCACATCACATGGCCGGCCGCTACGACGCCGCCATCGCCGACTACAGCGCCGCGCTGCGCATCGATGCCAATCGCCCGTTCTCGCTCTACGGCCGCGGCCTGGCGCGCAAGGCCAAGGGCCACGCCGAGGCCGCCGCCGCTGACATCGGCGCCGCCATGCGCATCCGCGTCGACGTCGACAAGCTGCTCGCGCCGTACGGATTGTAG